The DNA region TGGGTTATCTGGGATATGCGCTTTGGTGCGCGGAAAAATTCTAGATATCCTTGGAAGTTTCTGAAACGAGGTGGTTATGAAATGGCAGGAATGGCTACAAATCCTGGGGTATCTGGGATTGCTGATTGGCATCACTCCCTTGCTGGGCGGTTATATGGCAAAGGTGTTTCAGAGGCGGAGACATCGGT from SAR324 cluster bacterium includes:
- a CDS encoding potassium-transporting ATPase subunit F produces the protein MTVDVIMAGLAALGLLGYLGYALWCAEKF